The Lewinellaceae bacterium DNA window AATAAGTGCCAAAATCGAGGACCTTCACCTGTGTCGTACAGGAATCCAGGATTTCTCCCGACACTCCGATGTACCAGATCAGGGCTAGAACGCCATTGTTCAAATTAGACGAGTCCGCACAGGTGATAACCCGGTAAGGCATCAATGTATCCCGCCGGAACGAACGGTACAATTCGCCTCCGCAATCGTCAAAACTACCTGCGTCGACATCATCGAGCAGCACCATGGCTTGTTTATTTTCCGTCATCGCACGCTCCACCGTATCCTGACAAAGAACCACCAGGCCGGAGCAGCTGGAACAACAGTCCTCTATCGTCAACTCAGAGCGGCACATGGCCTGATTGCCTGCAGCATCTTCAACCATCAGTTCAATGGTATAGACGCCGGCCAGTAAGGGGAGGTCAAACAGGTGACCTTCGCGTTCTGCCAGGGTATCGCCTTGTTGAAGTACCCGGTAATGGAAATGCAGATGTTCGGCAACGGTAGTTTCATCCATGCCGAGACCAAGCAGGAAAGAAGTATCTGATAAACATACCAATGGATTGGTGCAGATCCTGAATTCCTGGGAAGCGCAGATCAGCATGGGAGGTATCGAATCCGGACAGGGTGTAAGCGGCCCGCAAGGTTGACAAATTTCTCCTTTATTCTCTATGGAAACCCAAACCCCTGCCGTGTCGGTCACGGCTCCATTTACCAGGGTATAGACAGCCAACAATTGTCCAGCCGGATCACCGCAGGAAAATGCAATGCGTTGCAACAGGGTATCCGTTGAAAAGGACACCTCAGAACTTAAATCACACGCGATTGTCTCACCATTGATCAATGAGTCTATCACCAGTGTGGCGATTCCAAAACTATCCAGGCTGAGTGAAATCGAATCTTTGAAAGAATAGCCTACCGGATCACAGTTGGTTACGATCAATGCAGCAGTACAGGAGGCACTGTTTCCTCCCCCATCGACCACGCTAAGCACCACATGATAAACACCTGCCAACAACGGCAGGTCCAGAGAAGCACCAGCCTGGCGGGATACCATAATGGTGTCTGCCCATACTTCATAATGATATTGCAGGGTGGCTGGCTGATCATCGGTTGCCTCTCCGAGGACTAATGAGGTGTCGGTCAGGCAAAGGATAGGATTCACACACAATTCAAAGGTGTCTGACGCACAGGCGATGACCGGCGCAACAGTATCCTGGCTCCGTAATTCGATCAACTGCAGGTATTCCATGATCCCGTCGCCATTGTCCTTCAGGTTGCGCGGTACCATCCGGTCCGGGCTAGCCAGGATCCGGTCATCAACGATGATGTCTGGCCCGGTAACCGAGGCACCGGAAAAGCGCAGATCCCGTACGATCCATTTACGAACGATGTAGCGGGTACCATTGGCATCGAACAGTTCATCCTGGTGGTCAATGGAAAGAGATTCTTCTTCATCATCAGCGATCTGCACAGTCTCTGAAAGGCTGTCCATGGAGCCAATCAGGGTATCCGCCGGGAAGGTGGCCTCAAAGTCACTCCTGGGTTGAAGGATAACCTTTTGGGTAGCAGTGCGGGTATGGCTGCAGCCGTCTTTGGCTGTCCAGGTTTTCGTATAAACTGTGTTGTTCCCTTCATTACTGGTGGTCGTTTTGGAGGTCAGCTGGATGGAGCTGCAACCATCGGTTACCTGCGGATCAACAAAAAGGCTGGCCGGTTGTACGGTGCGTCCGTTGTAGTAATCCAATGCCAACCAGGAAGGGCAATAGGCAGGCGTCGGGATGTCTGTGGTGTAACCATCGATTTGCCACCCAGAGAAATCTTTGAATTGATTGTAGCCGTAATTGGTGTTAAATGTCGAGGAGGTACCTTCACTGCAATCCAGCGCGTCGGCATTGCCTTCAGCGGTCAGAATGATATGCAGGCCAGCCGTCTCCAGGACACCCTTGCCTGGTGTGCCGTCGGAGAAGACGGTTGCATCCGGTGCTCCCTGCAAGCTCCAGTTGGCCTGGGAAGTGAAAGTCCAGGTGGAAGTACAGGAGCCATAGCCGCCGGTATAGGGTTGCTGAGCACTCACCCATTGCCAGCTTTTCATTTTATCAATGGTTTTGGAATCCACGCCATCCCTTCCAAGCCGGCTATAGATCGAGCTCATGGTCGCATTGCAAAAATCAATATAGGCTTTGGTACTGGCAGATTTATTGCAGACGATACCCGGCCGGGGGTGTCCTTCATCCAGATAATGATCCGCATAATGACAAAAGTAATCCGGATAGGCGGTGATGCAGAACCAGCTGTGGTCGGAACCCGGGTATCCAGCCTGCGCTTTGGTGGTCATTCCACAGGCAGGAAATGCCCGTAACTCAAGTTTGACATTTCCGCAGGACTGCACATCTACATAGTCATCGAATACAAACAGGTTGATCCAGTCCTCCACCAATGCTTCGTAGTCCGATTGTTTTTGTTTGTACAAGCTGCTGCCAAGACAGGACTTTAGGTAATTCGTCCAGTATTCCCGGTAATAGGTGACACTGTCGGACAGGGCGATGGCTACGTGAATCACACTACAACAGTTATCGCTGCTTCCGGCATTCAGGTCTTTGGCCCATATCTTACTGGAACAGCCATCCAGTGATTTCTGCTGACTGGGCTTGCATTTTGCGACTGGTGGGGTAAGATCATACACGTCCAGGAGGAAAGAAGTCTTGGAAACCCGTTTACACTTGTCTTCGAGTACATACCAAACTTCATAATGTCCGGGCTCGACCCAGGCCTGGGCACCTGCCGGTGTCAGATCACCCTGCAATATTTTAGTCGTGGTGTGGTAGTGATCATCATTGACCCGGAGGATCTCGTAATACGATTGTGCAAATGCAGCCGAACCTCCACCGCATGCGGATTTCAGTTCCGGCCATGGGAGGGACACGTTTGCCTTGCAGTCCGAAGTGCCGGTAGCTACGGTAATGTCCTTGGGTTTAACCAGTTGAGGTCCGTAATTGTCTTTGATGTAGATCCATTGGGTACAATGCCTTTCTTCGTGGGTGCACCAATCGTACACGGTCCATTCCCGGCGGATCTTATATCCATAGCCGCAATCGGCAATTACCACATCGCTATAATCCACAGCCAGGTGGCAAGCCCCGTCGGTATCCCACAGATAGGACAACTGTCCCTGTGAATTCCGGATCGCCGGCGGATCCACCAGTCCGGTGCTCTGTCGTGTCTCTTTATTTACGATGGGTTTGGGATGTGCATAACCATCCTTGTCAAATACAACGTAGGCAGGATCCTGCAACAAGTACTTATTGCCCACTTTGAGGTCACAAGCCAGGGTTTTATCACTGGGACAAACCAATGAGGAAAAATCCGGTCGCGTCAGGTAGACCATTTGGGTATCATCCCGGAAGTTGCCCCAGGGATCGGATATCCGCAGATAGCGTGAATACAGGCCTTCATAGGTGCTGCCGCAGGGATAATATTCCAGGTCATAGCCGCGTTGAGTCACAGCCAGAGTAAACCCACAGGCATCGTGCAGGTTGGATAAATTCGGATATGGGTCAAAACAGCTGATGGTCACGTCAGGTACGCGTGTCGTGGGCGGGTATTTATCTTCTATTTTTACTTTACCGGTACAGCGGTTATTGGACGATGTATCAATAACGGCGTAGTTGAGGGTCTTGCCAATATAATCTTTGGTAACCATGTTACCCAGATTGCTCGAACCATACGTAAGCTCTACCGTGTAGAGGTAAAAGCAGGAAGGGTTACCGGTTAATAAATCGGCAGGTACGATGGTACGCTGGCAGGCAGAATCCAGCGAGATATTTACCAGGTCGTGGCAGGACAAGGTGCATCCCTGCGCTTGTGCATTGGTTATGCCGATCAGGCCTGACAAAAAGAAGGCAATGTAGATACGTATCATGGTTATCATTCTATAGGACTCTGACGAAGATAGAGGAAAAAATGCCAGCTACACGAAAGACCAACGTGAGATAACATATTCAATTATTATCTAATCTGTACCTAACTCACCACAAAACCCCTACACAATTAAAAAAAAACAATAGAAAACCATCCAATTTATGCCCAACCCGCACCGTTATTTATTTGGCAGGCGATAATTCACAGATCCTTGGGTTTCGGCTGAGTCAAAAATTGTGCAATATTATTTTGCCATCAATACACAAAACCATTTTGCCCCACCCTAAGGCGCTGGTAAACAAATAGTTACGTCTTGCTTTCTGCGCAAATAAAGTGTACCTTTGCGCGCGAAACGTGAAATCAAATTATTGACCGCTTTAAAATTTTGAAAACTATGTTGAAGAAGCAATATCAAAAAACAAAAAAGGTAGCAAAAGTAACCTTTACGCTGCCGAAAGAAGCTGCTGCCGAAGCTAAAGAAGTTCGGGTAGTAGGTGAATTCAGTGACTGGAAATGGGAAAACAGCCCGTTGATGAAAGTTGCTGGTAAAGAATACCAAACGGTCATCGAACTGGCTCTTGGTCGCAAGTATGAATTCCGTTACATGCTGGATAACCTGAAATGGGAAAATGACTGGGCTGCCGATGACTATGTTCCATCACCTTATGCTGGTGTTTACAACTCGGTCGTAAACCTGGAAGTTGCAGTGGAAGCTGCTCCTGCCAAAGCAACCGTAAAAACTGCCACCAAGGGTAAAGCTACTGCGGCATCAAAAGCCGAAGAAGTAAAACCTAACGCAGCTCCGGCAAAAGCAAAGGCTGCACCGAAAAAAGCTGCTGCACCGAAAGCTGCTGCTAAAACGGTGGCTGTAAAAGAAGACCTGACGAAAATCGAAGGTGTTGGTCCGAAAATTGCAGACTTGTTAAAAGCAGCTGACATTACCTCTTATGCATCATTGGCAAAAGCCGATCTTAAAGTGCTGAAAGGTATTCTGGACAAAGCTGGTTCACGCTATAAAATGCATGATCCCACCACCTGGCCAAAACAAGCCAGCCTGGCTGCTGCCGGAAAATGGGATGAACTGAAAAAATTACAGGATAGTCTGAAAGGCGGTAAGAAAGCCTAAGGAGCTGTCCTCCAAGAACATACCTTAAACAAAAAAGGAGTAGACCCGTTGGTTTACTCCTTTTTTTGTTTACTTGTTTCTTGGGATGACTTATCTCTTAAGCAGCTGATAAATCCTGTGATCTATACTGTCGTTGGGATAAGGCGATCCACATATCTCAGCTAAAATGCCGCAGGTGGGAGTCGAACCCACACATCCTTGCGAATACACGCCCCTGAAACGTGCGCGTCTACCAATTCCGCCACTGCGGCCTAAGATTGGAAAAAAAGAACGATTCGTCTCTGAGACTGATTTATACAAGTGAGAACAAAAATATCAAATTATTCATTCTCTCCCACTCGATGTATAGATTTTTTTCTCAATTGTATGGGTAAAACACCATGGCTACCTGAGGGTTATAACATTTGTGTTAAACCACTGATGTTTTATCTTTTGGCCCTTAATGTTTTCCATAAAGGGTAACGGTGGCTCTTCGTCCATCCGGGTTGGAAGACTTATAATAAAATACTACCCGGCGAATGACCCGGTTTGTCCCTCTTAAGTCCAAAACCCTGGTTTCACCCCCGGCCGGGATATTTTCTCTTACATTCAGCTCTTCCGGACGGCCTTTCCGGTAATGTACCACAATGTGGTCAACTTCAACCGGACCATCTTCAACCATTAGTTTAAGTGATTGGAAGGTACCCTCACGGGCGGTCACTACGATTTCGTCATAATCTTGCTTAAAGGTAACCTTGCGTGTTCCGAGTTTATCCCAGTTTCCTGGCTGTGCATAAGCGATCGAAGCTATTGCCAACAAACTGAAAATCATAGCCAACGTTTTCATGGTATTTCTTTTTTGAATTGATTAATCGTTTCCGCCGGAGGATCTGCCGATACCAGGCCGCGGAATTACATCCAAATAGATACCAAAAATAATCGAAGGTTTAATGTTAACTGAAAAGAATTACCAGGTCGTGGGTTCAGAGCAGTTTGATTTCATTCAGGCTGGTAATGTATACCTGCAGGTATTGTGGCAGTCGCTCCAGGACCGTGTCAATGTACCAATCCCGCGTGGCGCCCTCCCGGTTAAGACGGATAAAATAACCACCCTGGTCGTGGGCATCGGGCATACCTATACGGTCTGATTCGGTGAGCAGCCTGGCTGGGAATTGTTCCCAGATCTGCAAGGCCTTCTGATAGGAAGAATCCGGTAATGGGTTTTCCGAAAATGCCAGGTTCTCTGCATCCAGCCGGCTCATAGCATCGATATACAGCTTACCATCTTCCAGCTTGTAAAGGGTCACACATTCACTGGCACAGAATCCATGGTAAATGCCGAAAATGAAATACTCCCCTTTGCCCAGGGACATTTCATCCTTAGAACAAGCCAATCCGGCCATAAGGAATAGGAAACACAAGATCCGGTTCATAAATGCTATACCTTAATATAAGTGATCGATGATTCTTATAGTATAACGGCATAGTGATACCGGAAGGTTGGTTTGGGGTTTGATTTCTATTCTAAAACGCAAAGAACAAAAGATCACCTTACTGTTACAAATTCAGAAAAAACCCTAAATTTGTCGTCCCTAAACGGGCTCCACCATTTGCCGAAGTGGCGGAACTGGTAGACGCGCTGGACTCAAAATCCAGTGATAGCAATATCGTGTGGGTTCGAGTCCCACCTTCGGTACTTCTTAGCATTAACGTAAGTGATTGATCTTGTGATAGTTGGATAATTATTGTCTTAATTATCAGTCACTTACGTTTGCTTTTTTATGTATACATGCATCAGTTGGTATCGTTTTAAATAGCTAATAATCGGAGTGCTATAGCCCCTCATACGCCCCTCATGGCAATCAGGATAGAATATAGAAAGACAAAAGCAGGCAATATCTCGCCAAGGCTGGTTTTTGAATTAATGAGATTACCAAAACATCGACATACACATCTATCCAGGCTTTGTGAGTAAAAAGTCGAAAATTTCTACTTGCGAACAGATCAAACCTGAAACAAGAGTATCAGAAAATTATGCACCCGGGTTTGATGCTCTACTGCTTCCAAACGTATTACAATTGCATCAAGGCTTGATAAAGCATTGTCTGTGAATAAGAGCCTTAGTCTGATATCTTTCTAAGGTTTAGCGGTAAAGCTTATGTTGATAAGTACAGTGAACAATTGCAAGGTGAAAAGAATCTATTTTAGGAAGTTTGTCAAGTCTTTCATTTCTAATCCCATTGTTCTAAGATTTGTAGAAATGATTTTTACTGGTATATCTTTTGAATGGCAAGAAAACATAACGGGTCGCTTAAATGGACGCTCTAGTCTATTCCATTTCTCATGTCCACCCTTGGTGGATACAAAATCAAGGCCATGAAACTTTAAAAAATCTCTCCACCTCTTCAGAGGTATTGGGCCAATTGACATTTATTAAAATTAGTAGGCGACCGCTAACTGACGGGCTTCAGTCAAGCGTTCAGATTTTGAAACCAATTTGGGTGATGGTCTCCGATTCCTTGGAGCAGCAAGTGTATCACTAAACTTCCAACCTAAATCTGTCATCACTTCTCTGAAAGTCCCTCGTTCGATAATGTCCTCAAAAAACATATCTAAAAGAACTTCAAAATTAGATTTAGCTTGCTCCTTGGTGTCCCCAAAATCTACCAAATCAAGGCTTGGACACTCTGCATAAAACAGATTGTCTTCTTCATCCTGGTAAATGAAAACTTCAAAAGTGGCGGTATAAACCATCTATGCTTACAGCTAGTTAACACTAATATACACCATATAACGTAACCACACAGCAATTTAATTCCCCCCACACTATTTACAACTTCTGCACAAACCACTCTAATTCTTCCACCCGTTCTAATCTCCAGCACAATGTTACGGTCATTACTTCAGGATAATCGGATCGTGCATTAGGCTTCGATATGTCCCCGGAATGTTTGCAGCATCTCATCGCGATGAGAATTATCTCCCCGGCTGTAAGTAGCAATTCCAAGCGCTCAATGTCTAACAGCATTTTTAAGCCCTAACTCAATGGGATCTCGACCACCATAGTCCTGTAGAAGTTTATCCTGAGTGAAGCGAAGGAAGTCCCAACTTCGGTGCCTGAAAAGGCTTTCCAAACAGTACATTCGTAGAGCGTTTTATCACAACTCTATTAATCGTTCAGGAATGAAGATGGATTTGCAGCAATTTCGTAGGTTGCTTCAATCGGACCACCCACCTCAGCGCATGAATCCGCACCTGCTGGCCATGTGGTATGCCGGAAAGCGTGACTGGGGACAGGCACATAACATCGCGCAGGATTTGCATGATATGGGAGGATCCTGGATTCATGCTTACCTCCACCGCTGGGAAGGAGATGAATGGAATGCCGGCTATTGGTATCGGAAGGCAGGAAAGCCCTACCCTGAAATTACATTGGACCAGGAATGGGAAGAAATAGTAACAGAAAGGTTGAAGGTTGAAGGTTGAAATTTGTCCCAAGTACAGCCGGGTGCATGATTTTACCTTAGACCTCTCGATTAATTATTTATGGAACAGCCGTAACAGGTCTAAGCCATTGGCGTACAATACCAATCCGATGATCAGCACAAAGCCGGCAATCGTGGCGTATTCCATGAATTTATCGCTGGGCTTACGGCCGGAAACGACCTCATACAACAGGAATAACACATGACCACCATCCAGGGCAGGGATCGGTAACAGGTTCATAAAGCCCAGGATCAGAGACAATATTGCAGTGACCCGCCAGAACGACTCCCAATGCCACTCGGTCGGAAATAAACTGGCTATAGTACCAAAACCGCCCAGACTTTCCGAAGCTTTGATCTTACCCCGGAACATTTGTCCGAATGCCTTCAACTGATCGGAAAGAAATCCAATCCCGGCGGTAACTCCTTTCGGTAACGCTT harbors:
- a CDS encoding glycoside hydrolase family 13, which gives rise to MLKKQYQKTKKVAKVTFTLPKEAAAEAKEVRVVGEFSDWKWENSPLMKVAGKEYQTVIELALGRKYEFRYMLDNLKWENDWAADDYVPSPYAGVYNSVVNLEVAVEAAPAKATVKTATKGKATAASKAEEVKPNAAPAKAKAAPKKAAAPKAAAKTVAVKEDLTKIEGVGPKIADLLKAADITSYASLAKADLKVLKGILDKAGSRYKMHDPTTWPKQASLAAAGKWDELKKLQDSLKGGKKA
- a CDS encoding DUF2541 family protein, which translates into the protein MKTLAMIFSLLAIASIAYAQPGNWDKLGTRKVTFKQDYDEIVVTAREGTFQSLKLMVEDGPVEVDHIVVHYRKGRPEELNVRENIPAGGETRVLDLRGTNRVIRRVVFYYKSSNPDGRRATVTLYGKH
- a CDS encoding T9SS type A sorting domain-containing protein, with amino-acid sequence MIRIYIAFFLSGLIGITNAQAQGCTLSCHDLVNISLDSACQRTIVPADLLTGNPSCFYLYTVELTYGSSNLGNMVTKDYIGKTLNYAVIDTSSNNRCTGKVKIEDKYPPTTRVPDVTISCFDPYPNLSNLHDACGFTLAVTQRGYDLEYYPCGSTYEGLYSRYLRISDPWGNFRDDTQMVYLTRPDFSSLVCPSDKTLACDLKVGNKYLLQDPAYVVFDKDGYAHPKPIVNKETRQSTGLVDPPAIRNSQGQLSYLWDTDGACHLAVDYSDVVIADCGYGYKIRREWTVYDWCTHEERHCTQWIYIKDNYGPQLVKPKDITVATGTSDCKANVSLPWPELKSACGGGSAAFAQSYYEILRVNDDHYHTTTKILQGDLTPAGAQAWVEPGHYEVWYVLEDKCKRVSKTSFLLDVYDLTPPVAKCKPSQQKSLDGCSSKIWAKDLNAGSSDNCCSVIHVAIALSDSVTYYREYWTNYLKSCLGSSLYKQKQSDYEALVEDWINLFVFDDYVDVQSCGNVKLELRAFPACGMTTKAQAGYPGSDHSWFCITAYPDYFCHYADHYLDEGHPRPGIVCNKSASTKAYIDFCNATMSSIYSRLGRDGVDSKTIDKMKSWQWVSAQQPYTGGYGSCTSTWTFTSQANWSLQGAPDATVFSDGTPGKGVLETAGLHIILTAEGNADALDCSEGTSSTFNTNYGYNQFKDFSGWQIDGYTTDIPTPAYCPSWLALDYYNGRTVQPASLFVDPQVTDGCSSIQLTSKTTTSNEGNNTVYTKTWTAKDGCSHTRTATQKVILQPRSDFEATFPADTLIGSMDSLSETVQIADDEEESLSIDHQDELFDANGTRYIVRKWIVRDLRFSGASVTGPDIIVDDRILASPDRMVPRNLKDNGDGIMEYLQLIELRSQDTVAPVIACASDTFELCVNPILCLTDTSLVLGEATDDQPATLQYHYEVWADTIMVSRQAGASLDLPLLAGVYHVVLSVVDGGGNSASCTAALIVTNCDPVGYSFKDSISLSLDSFGIATLVIDSLINGETIACDLSSEVSFSTDTLLQRIAFSCGDPAGQLLAVYTLVNGAVTDTAGVWVSIENKGEICQPCGPLTPCPDSIPPMLICASQEFRICTNPLVCLSDTSFLLGLGMDETTVAEHLHFHYRVLQQGDTLAEREGHLFDLPLLAGVYTIELMVEDAAGNQAMCRSELTIEDCCSSCSGLVVLCQDTVERAMTENKQAMVLLDDVDAGSFDDCGGELYRSFRRDTLMPYRVITCADSSNLNNGVLALIWYIGVSGEILDSCTTQVKVLDFGTYCAPQSEAPLTKTAMNRELMVYNDPVQLGKSIHGDVPEAQGLNRSSGTWQLTLTPNPAYSQVMARVEAPETGNTTLHIIGLDGKVWVTQEVQVVKGINQVVLSLAALPSGLYSVMVSSPEPKQIARLVKQ
- a CDS encoding type II toxin-antitoxin system HicB family antitoxin, coding for MVYTATFEVFIYQDEEDNLFYAECPSLDLVDFGDTKEQAKSNFEVLLDMFFEDIIERGTFREVMTDLGWKFSDTLAAPRNRRPSPKLVSKSERLTEARQLAVAY